The following is a genomic window from Polaribacter atrinae.
CTTTAATTACATTTTCTAAAATATCCCAAACAACTGGCTCTTTTCTATCTATTATTTTCTTTGCAGATTTAACTGTTTTTACAATTCCTCTTTCAATTAGTTTTCTAATTACAAAAGGCTTGTAAAGTTCAGCTGCCATATCTTTTGGCAATCCACATTCAGACAATTTCATTTCTGGTCCAACAACAATTACAGAACGTGCAGAATAATCAACACGCTTTCCTAATAAATTCTGACGGAAACGTCCTTGTTTACCTTTTAATGAATCTGATAAAGATTTTAAAGGTCTGTTAGATTCGGTTTTTACTGCAGATGATTTACGTGTGTTATCAAATAAAGAATCTACAGACTCTTGTAACATACGTTTCTCATTACGTAAAATAACTTCAGGAGCTTTTATTTCAACCAATCTTTTTAAACGATTGTTTCTAATAATAACTCTTCTATAAAGGTCATTTAAATCTGAAGTTGCAAAACGTCCACCATCTAAAGGAACTAAAGGTCTTAATTCTGGTGGAATAACTGGTACAGCTTTCATAATCATCCATTCTGGATGATTCTCTCTATTCTTTTGAGAGTCTCTAAATGCTTCAACAACATTTAAACGTTTTAAAGCTTCAGTTTTACGTTGTTTAGACGTTTCTGTATTTGCTTTATGTCTTAATTCAAAAGACAACGCATCTAAATCGATACGTGCTAATAAATCAATTAAACATTCAGCACCCATTTTAGCGATAAACTTATTTGGGTCAGAATCATCTAAGTATTGGTTGTCTTGTGGTAACTCATCAGCAATATCTAAATATTCCTCTTCTGTTAAGAAATCCATTTTTTGTAATGGTTCTCCTTCCACATTTTTTGCAATACCTGGTTGAATTACTACATAACGTTCGTAGTAAATAATCATATCTAACTTCTTAGATGGCAAACCTAAAAGGTATCCCATTTTGTTAGGTAATGATCTAAAGTACCAAATATGAGCAACAGGCACTACCAAGTTGATATGCCCTACTCTTTCTCTACGTACTTTCTTTTCTGTTACTTCTACACCACATCTATCACAAACGATACCTTTGTAGCGAATTCTTTTGTACTTTCCACAAGCACATTCATAATCCTTTACAGGACCAAAAATACGCTCACAAAATAAACCATCTCTTTCTGGCTTGTGTGTACGGTAATTTATAGTTTCTGGTTTTAAAACTTCACCTTTAGAAATTTCTAAAATAGCTTCTGGTGATGATAAACCAATTGAGATTTTGTTAAACTTTTTTACAGTGTATTTCTCTTGTTTTCTTGCCATGTCTTTTGATAAGTATTCAGTTGGCAGTATTCAGTTTTCAGTAACAAAATTGCTACTGAAAACTGGTTACTGAAAAAATTTATTCTTCTAATCTAACGTCTAAACCTAAACCTTTAAGTTCATGCATTAATACGTTAAACGACTCTGGTAAACCTGGTTCTGGCATAGCTTCACCTTTCACAATACTTTCGTATGTTTTAGCTCTTCCCATAACATCATCAGATTTCACAGTTAAGATTTCTCTTAAGATACTTGATGCACCATAAGCCTCAAGTGCCCAAACTTCCATCTCTCCAAAACGCTGACCTCCAAATTGTGCTTTACCACCTAAAGGTTGTTGTGTAATTAATGAATAAGGTCCAATAGAACGTGCATGCATTTTATCTTCAATCATGTGTCCTAACTTAATCATATAAATGATACCAACTGTTGCTGGTTGATCGAAACGTTTTCCTGTTCCACCATCATATAAATAAGTATGACCAAATCTTGGTACACCTGCCTCATCTGTAATCTCATTGATCTGGTCTAAAGATGCACCATCAAAAATTGGTGTTGCATATTTAGTTCCTAATTTTTGACCTGCCCAACCAAGAACAGTTTCATAAATCTGACCAATATTCATACGAGAAGGTACCCCTAATGGATTTAAAACAATATCAACAGGAGTTCCGTCTTCTAAGAAAGGCATATCTTCTGCACGTACAATACGAGCAACAATACCTTTATTTCCGTGACGTCCAGCCATTTTATCACCCACTTTTAACTTACGTTTCTTAGCTATATAAACTTTAGCAAGTTTTAAAATTCCTGCTGGTAATTCATCACCAACTGAGATTGTAAATTTTTGACGACGTAAAGAACCTTGTAAATCATTTACTTTAATTTTGTAATTGTGAACTAATTCACCTACAAAATTATTTAATTCTTTATCCGTTGTCCAAGAACCTGTTAAGTGTACATAATCATCAACAGAATTTAACATTTTAAGTGTGTACTTTTTACCTTTTGGTAAAACTTCTTCACCTAAATCATTGTAAACTCCTTGTGAAGTTTTACCGCTGATAAGTAAAAATAACTTGTCTATTAAAACATCTTTTAAACCTTCAAATTTAGATACAAAAGAAGCTTCTAACTTAGCTACAGCCTCTTTATCTCTTAATCTCTTGTTCTTATCTTTAACAGCTCTTCTAAATAATTTTTTATCAATTACTACCCCTCTTAATGATGGAGAAGCTTTTAATGATGCATCTTTAACATCACCTGCTTTATCACCAAAAATAGCACGTAATAACTTTTCTTCTGGAGTAGGATCTGATTCTCCTTTTGGTGTAATCTTACCAATTAAGATATCACCAGGATTCACTTCTGCTCCAATTCTAATCATTCCGTTTTCATCTAAATCTTTAGTAGCTTCTTCAGAAACGTTAGGGATATCATTAGTTAACTCTTCAGTTCCTAATTTTGTATCTCTTACGTCTAAAGAATACTCATCAATATGAATAGATGTAAATATATCTTCACGAACAACTTTTTCAGAAATTACAATCGCATCCTCAAAGTTATACCCTTTCCAAGGCATAAAGGCTACTTTCATATTTCTTCCTAAAGCTAATTCTCCTTTTTGTGTTGCATAACCTTCACAAAGAACTTGTCCTTCTTCAACTCTATCACCTTTTTCTACAATCGGTTTTAGGTTGATGTTTGTTCCTTGATTTGTTTTTCTAAATTTAATTAAGTTATAAGAAACTTCATCAGACTCAAAACTTACCAGTTTTTCTTCTTCTGTTCTATCATACTTAATTGTAATTTTATTAGCATCTACATAAGTAACTTCTCCTGCTCCTTCAGCATTGATTAAGATACGAGAATCTTTTGCAACTCTACGCTCTAAACCTGTACCTACAATTGGAGATTCTGGTCTTAATAATGGAACTGCTTGACGCATCATGTTAGATCCCATCAACGCTCTATTCGCATCATCATGTTCCAAGAAAGGAATTAAAGATGCCGAAATTGAAGCAATTTGATTCGGTGCAACATCCATAAAGTTAATATCTTCTGGACTAACAACTGGAAAATCACCACCTTCACGTGAAATCATTCTTTCAGCAACAAAACGCCCATCTTTATCTAATTCTAAGTTAGATTGAGCAAATTTCATTCCCTCTTCTTCCTCAGCACTTAAATAAATTGGCTCATCATTGCCAACAACACCTTCTACAACTTTTCTATATGGAGTCTCAATAAATCCTAAATTATTCACTTTTGCAAATACAGAAAGTGAAGAAATTAAACCAATATTTGGTCCCTCAGGAGTTTCAATTGGACATAAACGACCGTAGTGAGTATAGTGAACATCACGAACCTCAAAACCAGCTCTTTCTCTAGATAAACCACCAGGTCCTAGTGCAGATAATCTACGCTTATGGGTAATCTCTGCTAATGGATTGGTTTGATCCATAAACTGAGATAATTGGTTGGTACCAAAGAATGAATTAATTACAGATGATAATGTTTTTGCATTAATCAAATCGATAGGTGTAAACACCTCGTTGTCACGCACATTCATACGCTCACGAATTGTTCTAGCCATACGCGCTAAACCAACACCAAACTGACCTGCTAATTGCTCACCAACAGTTCTTACACGTCTGTTAGATAAGTGATCAATATCATCAACTTCTGCTTTAGAGTTGATTAACTCAATTAAATATTTAATAATAGTTATAATATCTAATTTTGTTAATACCTTTTGATCAATAGGCTCATTTAATTGAAGTTTAGTGTTCATTCTAAAACGACCAACTTCTCCTAAATTATATCTTTGTTCAGAAAAGAACAATTTGTCAATAATACCTCTCGCAGTTTCTTCATCTGGCGGTTCAGCATTACGTAATTGTCTATAGATATGTTCTACTGCTTCTTTTTCAGAATTCGTAGGATCTTTCTGTAATGTATTATGAATAATAGCATAGTCTGCCATATCGTTATCTTCTTTGTGAAGTAAAACGGTTTTAGCACCTGCATCTATAATTTCATCAATATGTTCTTTATCTAAGATTGTATCACGATCAAAAATAATTTCATTTCTTTCGATTGATACAACTTCACCAGTATCTTCATCCACAAAATCTTCATGCCAAGTTTTTAATACTCTAGCAGCTAATTTGCGACCTAATACTTTTTTTAATCCAGCCTTAGAAACCTTAACCTCTTCTGCAAGGTCAAATATCTCTAAAATATCTTTATCTCTTTCAAAACCGATTGCTCTGAATAATGTTGTTACTGGTAATTTTTTCTTTCTATCAATATAAGCATACATAACTTGATTGATATCGGTAGCAAATTCTATCCAAGAACCTTTAAAAGGTATTACCCTTGCTGAATATAATTTTGTACCATTTGCATGGAAAGATTGTCCGAAGAATACACCAGGAGACCTGTGTAATTGTGAAACGACAACACGCTCTGCACCATTAATTACAAAGGTACCAGAGTTCGTCATATAAGGTATTGTACCAAGATATACATCTTGTACAATAGTTTCGAAATCTTCATGTTCTGGATCTGTACAGTACAATTTTAGACGTGCTTTTAAAGGCACACTGTGCGTTAAACCTCTTTCAATACACTCTTGTATAGAGTATCTTGGTGGGTCTACGAAGTAATCTAAAAATTCTAAAACGAATTGATTTCTTGTATCTGTAATTGGAAAGTTATCCATGAAGGTTTTGTACAAACCTTCTTCACCTCTTTCTTCTGCCTTAGTTTGAAGTTGGAAAAAATCTTGAAAAGATTTTACCTGAATATCCAAAAAGTCTGGATATTCCTTAATCATTTGAGAAGTAGCGAAGTTGATTCTTTCAGTAGTGTTTTTCGTTGCCAAAAGAGAATATTTTTTTGATTAAAATCTGAAATAAAAATAAAAAACGAATATATACACAAAATGGTTTAGGTCTAAAAACGTTAGTTCTTAGTACCTAAACCTAAATTTGTTTTCCCGTTTCGATTACTCGAACTCGGGAGTAAATGATTACTTAAGCTCTACCTCAGCTCCAGCTTCTTCTAAAGATTTTTTAAGACCTTCAGCCTCATCTTTAGATACACCTTCTTTTACTGCTGCTGGTGCGCTATCTACGATACCTTTAGCTTCTTTTAATCCTAAACCAGTTAATTCTTTAACTAATTTTACAACTGCTAATTTAGAAGATCCTGCTGCTGTTAAGATTACATCAAATTCAGTTTGCTCATCTGCTGCATCTTCTCCTCCTGCTGCTGGACCTGCTACTGCTACTGCTGCTGCTGCTGGCTCAATACCATATTCATCTTTTAAAATAGTAGCTAATTCATTAACTTCTTTTACTGTTAAGTTAACTAATTGCTCTGCGAAATCTTTTAATTCTGCCATTTTAATTGTTTTTAAAAATTTTGTTTATTATAGTTTATTTGTGCGCGTAATTATTTTTCAGATAAGGTCTTAAGAATACCTGAAATTGTTTGTCCACCAGATTGTAATGCTGAAATAACATTTTTAGCTGGAGACTGTAATAATCCAATGATTTCACCAATAAGTTCTTCTCTAGATTTAATATCTACTAAAGCATCTAATTGATCATCACCAATGTAAACAGATTCTTCTGCAAATGCACCTTTTAAAACAGGCTTATTCTTAGTTTTCTTTCTGAATTCTTTGATTAATTTTGCTGGAGCATTTGCTGCTTCAGAAATCATCATTGATGTATTACCTTTTAATACTAATGGTAAGTCTCCAAATTCTTTATCTGAAGCTTCCATTGCTTTTGCAAGTAATGTGTTTTTAACAACTGATAACTGAATACCTGCTTTAAAACAAGCTCTACGTAAATTAGAGGTAGTTTGTGCATTTAACCCAGAAATATCTGCTAAATATAACGTATTTGTATCTGCTAATACTGCTGTTAAATCTTGTATTACTTGTGATTTCTCTTCTCTAGTCATAATTATAAGTTTTAACGTATTAAACAGCTTTTACTTCAACAGCAATACTAGGACTCATAGTACTAGACATAAAAACGCTTTTCACATACGTTCCCTTTGCAGTTGTCGGTTTAAGTTTAATAATTGTTTGTATTAACTCGTTTGCATTTTCTTCAATTTTCTTAGCATCAAAAGATACTTTTCCAATTGCCGCATGAACGATACCAGTTTTATCAACTTTAAAGTCAATTTTACCAGCTTTTACATCTGTAACAGCTTTTGCAACATCCATAGTTACCGTACCTGTCTTTGGGTTTGGCATTAAACCTCTAGGACCTAAAATTCTTCCTAAAGGACCTAATTTCCCCATTACACTTGGCATGGTAATAATTACGTCTACATCTGTCCATCCTCCTTTAATTTTCTGAAGGTATTCATCTAACCCAACATAATCTGCACCTGCTGCTGTAGCTTCTGCTTCTTTATCTGGAGTTACTAATGCTAAAACTTTTACATCTTTTCCTGTTCCATGAGGTAATGTTACAACACCACGAACCATTTGATTAGCTTTACGAGGATCTACTCCTAAACGTATTGCTATATCTACTGATGCATCAAACTTTACATTAGTAATGTCTTTGACTAGCGCTGAAGCTGCTGCTAAATCATAAGATTTAGAGCTATCTAACTTTGCGTGAGCTTCTTTTTGCTTTTTTGTTAATTTTGCCATTTTACTACTTTTTATAAAGTTTATGCTGGTGCATTACCTTTTACTGTTAATCCCATAGAACGAGCCGTACCTGCAATCATTCGCATTGCTGAAGAAATTTCAAAGGCATTTAAATCTACCATTTTATCTTCTGCAATAACTTTAATTTGATCCCAAGTAACTGATGCTACTTTCTTTCTGTTTGGTTCTCCTGAACCTTTTTTAATTTTGGCCGCTTCTAGTAACTGAACTGCTGCAGGAGGAGTTTTTACAAGAAAATCAAATGATTTATCTTTGAAAACAGTAATAACAACAGGTAAAACTTTACCTTGTTTGTCTTGCGTTCTTGCATTAAACTGTTTACAGAACTCCATAATGTTAACACCAGCAGCTCCTAAAGCAGGTCCAACCGGCGGCGATGGATTCGCTGCGCCTCCCTTTACTTGTAATTTAACTACTTTACTAACTTCTTTTGCCATTTTAAAAATGTTTAATGATTTATTCTAAGTTGGAAGCCAAAAAATAAATCGATATCAATATATATACTTGTGTAACAATTATATTTTTTCTACTTGCATATAACTTAATTCTAATGGAGTTTTTCTTCCGAAAATTTTCACCATTACTTCAAGTTTACGCTTTTCTTCATTTACCTTTTCGATAGTTCCGTCAAATCCATTAAAAGGACCATCAACAACTTTTACAGTTTCACCGATGTTAAATGGAATTGCAATATTTTCATCTTGAATTGATAGCTCATCAACTTTACCTAACATTCTGTTAACTTCAGATTTACGCATAGGAACAGGTTCACCACCTTTAACTTCTCCTAAAAATCCAATAACACCTGTAATACCTTTAATTACGTGAGGCACTTCTCCCGAAAGATTCGCTTCTACCATAATATATCCAGGAAAGTAAACTCGTTCTCTATTTACTTTTTTTCCATTTCTAATCTGAATTACTTTTTCAGTTGGTACAATTACCTGACTAACATAATCTGATAATCCTACTCTAGAAATTTCTGTTTCTATGTAAGCTTTTACTTTATTTTCTTGTCCTCCAATGGCTCTAACAACATACCACTTCATTACTGAATCAGCTGCCATAATTAGTTAGATTTAAACATTCCAAAAAAGTTATCTAATCCTGTTTGAAAAACATAATCTATACCAGCTACAGCTAAAGCAAATACAATCGTAAAAACAGCAACAGTTACTGTAGTTTTTTGAGCTTCTTCTTTAGTTACCCACGTCATGTGATTGCTTAATTCGTCAAAAGAATCTTTGATGTATTGTATAAAGTTCATTTTTCTTATATTTAATTGCACGGGCGGAGAGATTCGAACTCCCGACAGCTGGTTTTGGAGACCAGTGCTCTACCGCTGAACTACGCCCGTATTTTATTCAATATTAAAGGCGTTCCGTTAAAAACGGAACACCCTTAGAATTTATTTATTAAAAACTAACAAAATTAGTCTAATAATTCAGTAACCTGACCTGCTCCAACTGTTCTACCACCTTCACGGATTGCGAAACGTAAACCTACATTTAATGCGATTGGTTGAATTAAATCTACTGTAATAGTTAAGTTATCTCCTGGCATAACCATCTCAACACCTTCTGGTAAATTAATAGTACCTGTTACATCTGTAGTTCTTACATAGAACTGTGGACGATAGTTGTTATGGAATGGAGTGTGACGACCACCTTCTTCTTTCTTAAGAACATAAACTTCTGCTTTAAACTTAGCATGTGGAGTTACAGAACCTGGTTTACAGATTACCATTCCTCTTTTTATATCTTCTTTTGCAATACCTCTTAATAAGATACCTGCATTATCCCCAGCCTCACCTCTATCTAAGATTTGACGGAACATTTCAATACCAGTAATAGTAGAAGTCATTTTTTCAGCCCCCATACCAATAATATCAACAACATCTCCTGTGTTAGCAATACCAGTCTCAATACGACCAGTTGCTACAGTACCACGTCCAGTAATAGAGAATACATCCTCAACTGGCATTAAGAAATCTTTATCAATTTCTCTTAATGGCTCCTCGATCCAAGCATCAACAGCTTCCATCAATTCTAAAACTGTATCTACCCATTTTTGCTCACCATTAAGTGCACCTAAAGCAGAACCAGCAATTACAGGCCCATTATCTCCATCATACTCATAGAAAGAAAGTAATTCTCTTACCTCCATATCTACTAATTCGATTAACTCTTCATCATCAACCATATCCACTTTATTCATGAATACAACCATACGAGGAATACCAACCTGACGACCTAATAAGATATGCTCTCTTGTTTGAGGCATTGGTCCGTCTGTTGCAGCAACAACCAAAATTGCACCATCCATTTGAGCAGCACCTGTTACCATGTTCTTTACATAATCCGCGTGACCTGGACAATCAACGTGAGCATAGTGACGATGAGCTGTTTGGTACTCTACATGAGAAGTATTAATAGTAATACCTCTTTCTTTTTCTTCTGGAGCATTATCAATCTGATCAAATGATCTAGCCTCAGAGAATCCTGCATCAGCTAATACTTTAGTAATAGCCGCAGTTAATGTAGTCTTACCGTGATCTACGTGTCCGATAGTACCAATGTTTAAGTGTGGTTTCGAACGGTCAAAATTTGCTTTTGCCATGATTCTTAATTTTTATTCTTTAGTTTAAAATATAATTAGTGTGTAATAATTTTAAAATGAGCCAGCGATGGGATTTGAACCCACGACCTCATCCCTACCAAGGATGCGCTCTACCAACTGAGCTACACCGGCTTGCTGATAATATTGAGCGAAAGACCGGGTTCGAACCGGCGACATTCAGCTTGGAAGGCTGACGCTCTACCAACTGAGCTACTTTCGCATTAATATGTAAATTGTGGGGAGAGCAGGATTCGAACCTGCGAAGACGTAGTCAACGGAGTTACAGTCCGTCCTCGTTGGCCGCTTGAGTATCTCCCCTTTAATTTACTATTCCAATGAACTTATTGCTTTCGCAATTCTTGTTTTTTTTGAGCCGATGGAGGGACTCGAACCCACGACCTGCTGATTACAAATCAGCTGCTCTAGCCAGCTGAGCTACATCGGCTTTTGATGTAAAAAACAATCCGCTATTTCTAACGGATTGCAAATGTACGAAGTTATTTTACTTTTCAAAACTTTTTTTAAAGTTTTTTTACTTTTTTTTTCATTTCTATGAAATTATAGAGTCACGATGCTTTTCTTTTGACCTTTTTAACTGTCTTTTTAGATTATCAACCGCAGCGTTTACGCCTTCTTCGAACGTTTTTGCTTCTCTTTTTATAATCAATTCACTTCCGGGGATATTTATTTTTACTTCTGTAACTTTATTTTCTTTATCGCTAGTATTAATCACTTTTAAAAAAACTTCTGCGTCAACTATCTTATCATGAAACTTAGTTAATGATAAAACTTTTTCATCTACATATGCTATAAGCTCCTTATCTGCGTTAAAATTAACTGATTGCGTGAATACTTTCATATTTTACTGTTTTTTATGACTCTTAGGATGAGTCTGGTTATATACTTTTTTAATAACAGCAAGACTATTTTGTGTATAGACCTGTGTTGATGCTAAAGAAGAATGCCCTAACAACTCTTTAACCGAATTTATATCTGCCCCTTCATTTAAAAGATGTGTTGCAAAAGAATGCCTTAAAATATGCGGGCTTTTCTTTTGCTTTGAAGAGACTTGACTAAAGTAAGTATTAATAATTCTGTAAACAAGAGTTTCATAAAT
Proteins encoded in this region:
- the rpoB gene encoding DNA-directed RNA polymerase subunit beta, translated to MATKNTTERINFATSQMIKEYPDFLDIQVKSFQDFFQLQTKAEERGEEGLYKTFMDNFPITDTRNQFVLEFLDYFVDPPRYSIQECIERGLTHSVPLKARLKLYCTDPEHEDFETIVQDVYLGTIPYMTNSGTFVINGAERVVVSQLHRSPGVFFGQSFHANGTKLYSARVIPFKGSWIEFATDINQVMYAYIDRKKKLPVTTLFRAIGFERDKDILEIFDLAEEVKVSKAGLKKVLGRKLAARVLKTWHEDFVDEDTGEVVSIERNEIIFDRDTILDKEHIDEIIDAGAKTVLLHKEDNDMADYAIIHNTLQKDPTNSEKEAVEHIYRQLRNAEPPDEETARGIIDKLFFSEQRYNLGEVGRFRMNTKLQLNEPIDQKVLTKLDIITIIKYLIELINSKAEVDDIDHLSNRRVRTVGEQLAGQFGVGLARMARTIRERMNVRDNEVFTPIDLINAKTLSSVINSFFGTNQLSQFMDQTNPLAEITHKRRLSALGPGGLSRERAGFEVRDVHYTHYGRLCPIETPEGPNIGLISSLSVFAKVNNLGFIETPYRKVVEGVVGNDEPIYLSAEEEEGMKFAQSNLELDKDGRFVAERMISREGGDFPVVSPEDINFMDVAPNQIASISASLIPFLEHDDANRALMGSNMMRQAVPLLRPESPIVGTGLERRVAKDSRILINAEGAGEVTYVDANKITIKYDRTEEEKLVSFESDEVSYNLIKFRKTNQGTNINLKPIVEKGDRVEEGQVLCEGYATQKGELALGRNMKVAFMPWKGYNFEDAIVISEKVVREDIFTSIHIDEYSLDVRDTKLGTEELTNDIPNVSEEATKDLDENGMIRIGAEVNPGDILIGKITPKGESDPTPEEKLLRAIFGDKAGDVKDASLKASPSLRGVVIDKKLFRRAVKDKNKRLRDKEAVAKLEASFVSKFEGLKDVLIDKLFLLISGKTSQGVYNDLGEEVLPKGKKYTLKMLNSVDDYVHLTGSWTTDKELNNFVGELVHNYKIKVNDLQGSLRRQKFTISVGDELPAGILKLAKVYIAKKRKLKVGDKMAGRHGNKGIVARIVRAEDMPFLEDGTPVDIVLNPLGVPSRMNIGQIYETVLGWAGQKLGTKYATPIFDGASLDQINEITDEAGVPRFGHTYLYDGGTGKRFDQPATVGIIYMIKLGHMIEDKMHARSIGPYSLITQQPLGGKAQFGGQRFGEMEVWALEAYGASSILREILTVKSDDVMGRAKTYESIVKGEAMPEPGLPESFNVLMHELKGLGLDVRLEE
- the rplL gene encoding 50S ribosomal protein L7/L12, giving the protein MAELKDFAEQLVNLTVKEVNELATILKDEYGIEPAAAAVAVAGPAAGGEDAADEQTEFDVILTAAGSSKLAVVKLVKELTGLGLKEAKGIVDSAPAAVKEGVSKDEAEGLKKSLEEAGAEVELK
- the rplJ gene encoding 50S ribosomal protein L10; its protein translation is MTREEKSQVIQDLTAVLADTNTLYLADISGLNAQTTSNLRRACFKAGIQLSVVKNTLLAKAMEASDKEFGDLPLVLKGNTSMMISEAANAPAKLIKEFRKKTKNKPVLKGAFAEESVYIGDDQLDALVDIKSREELIGEIIGLLQSPAKNVISALQSGGQTISGILKTLSEK
- the rplA gene encoding 50S ribosomal protein L1, whose amino-acid sequence is MAKLTKKQKEAHAKLDSSKSYDLAAASALVKDITNVKFDASVDIAIRLGVDPRKANQMVRGVVTLPHGTGKDVKVLALVTPDKEAEATAAGADYVGLDEYLQKIKGGWTDVDVIITMPSVMGKLGPLGRILGPRGLMPNPKTGTVTMDVAKAVTDVKAGKIDFKVDKTGIVHAAIGKVSFDAKKIEENANELIQTIIKLKPTTAKGTYVKSVFMSSTMSPSIAVEVKAV
- the rplK gene encoding 50S ribosomal protein L11 — its product is MAKEVSKVVKLQVKGGAANPSPPVGPALGAAGVNIMEFCKQFNARTQDKQGKVLPVVITVFKDKSFDFLVKTPPAAVQLLEAAKIKKGSGEPNRKKVASVTWDQIKVIAEDKMVDLNAFEISSAMRMIAGTARSMGLTVKGNAPA
- the nusG gene encoding transcription termination/antitermination protein NusG, producing MAADSVMKWYVVRAIGGQENKVKAYIETEISRVGLSDYVSQVIVPTEKVIQIRNGKKVNRERVYFPGYIMVEANLSGEVPHVIKGITGVIGFLGEVKGGEPVPMRKSEVNRMLGKVDELSIQDENIAIPFNIGETVKVVDGPFNGFDGTIEKVNEEKRKLEVMVKIFGRKTPLELSYMQVEKI
- the secE gene encoding preprotein translocase subunit SecE, which encodes MNFIQYIKDSFDELSNHMTWVTKEEAQKTTVTVAVFTIVFALAVAGIDYVFQTGLDNFFGMFKSN
- the tuf gene encoding elongation factor Tu, translated to MAKANFDRSKPHLNIGTIGHVDHGKTTLTAAITKVLADAGFSEARSFDQIDNAPEEKERGITINTSHVEYQTAHRHYAHVDCPGHADYVKNMVTGAAQMDGAILVVAATDGPMPQTREHILLGRQVGIPRMVVFMNKVDMVDDEELIELVDMEVRELLSFYEYDGDNGPVIAGSALGALNGEQKWVDTVLELMEAVDAWIEEPLREIDKDFLMPVEDVFSITGRGTVATGRIETGIANTGDVVDIIGMGAEKMTSTITGIEMFRQILDRGEAGDNAGILLRGIAKEDIKRGMVICKPGSVTPHAKFKAEVYVLKKEEGGRHTPFHNNYRPQFYVRTTDVTGTINLPEGVEMVMPGDNLTITVDLIQPIALNVGLRFAIREGGRTVGAGQVTELLD
- the hpf gene encoding ribosome hibernation-promoting factor, HPF/YfiA family; this translates as MKVFTQSVNFNADKELIAYVDEKVLSLTKFHDKIVDAEVFLKVINTSDKENKVTEVKINIPGSELIIKREAKTFEEGVNAAVDNLKRQLKRSKEKHRDSIIS